A part of Actinomycetota bacterium genomic DNA contains:
- a CDS encoding response regulator, producing the protein MRAGAPGGQAPGDELPTRVLIAEDEALIRLDLKEMLEEEGFEVVAEVADGASAVRLTRELRPELVILDIKMPVMDGIQAAEEIARERLAAVLILTAFSQRDLVEKARRAGAMAYLVKPFQKHDLLPAVEIAAGRFREMSGLESQVDDLEARLEARKLVERAKGMLQESQDMTEAEAFRWMQRQAMERRLTMRAVAEQIIDELGGDDPPSG; encoded by the coding sequence GTGCGGGCGGGGGCGCCAGGCGGGCAGGCCCCGGGAGACGAGCTCCCGACCCGGGTCCTGATCGCTGAGGACGAGGCGCTGATCCGCCTCGACCTCAAGGAGATGCTCGAGGAGGAGGGGTTCGAGGTCGTCGCTGAGGTCGCGGACGGGGCATCCGCGGTCCGCCTGACCCGCGAGCTCCGACCGGAGCTGGTGATCCTCGACATCAAGATGCCCGTCATGGACGGGATCCAGGCCGCCGAGGAGATCGCCCGGGAGCGGCTCGCTGCGGTCCTGATCCTCACCGCGTTCAGCCAGCGTGACCTGGTCGAGAAAGCTCGCCGCGCTGGCGCGATGGCGTACCTCGTCAAACCGTTCCAGAAGCACGACCTGCTCCCGGCCGTCGAGATCGCCGCGGGGCGCTTCCGGGAGATGTCCGGGCTGGAGTCGCAGGTCGATGACCTCGAGGCGCGTCTGGAGGCCCGCAAGCTCGTGGAGCGCGCCAAGGGGATGCTGCAGGAGTCGCAGGACATGACCGAGGCGGAGGCGTTCCGCTGGATGCAACGCCAGGCGATGGAACGGCGCCTGACCATGCGCGCCGTCGCGGAGCAGATCATCGACGAGCTGGGCGGTGACGATCCTCCCTCCGGCTGA
- a CDS encoding ABC transporter substrate-binding protein produces MRVPISLRTVALAATVALTVAACGDGDTAATPEPTGTPGTAPAFDLVEEGVLTVCSDIPYPPFEFEDPERAGEYTGYDIDLMRAAADRLGLQLEVVVTSFDAIRSGTAMAADQCDVAASAITITAERDENLDFTDPYSNADQSLLVRAEDHDKYASLPDLAGQAIGVQAATTGEEYARENKPEGATITAYEDAGALFTALTAGEIDAILQDFPVNAYQATQDESVVVVERFPTGEQYGFAVAEGNTDLRDAINEALHEIEGDNEFTEIYRRYFGEDPPDDLL; encoded by the coding sequence ATGCGCGTCCCGATCAGCCTGCGCACCGTGGCCCTGGCCGCCACGGTCGCTCTCACCGTCGCCGCCTGCGGCGACGGAGACACCGCCGCCACCCCGGAGCCGACCGGGACGCCGGGGACCGCGCCGGCGTTCGACCTCGTCGAGGAAGGCGTGCTCACGGTCTGCTCCGACATCCCCTACCCGCCGTTCGAGTTCGAAGACCCCGAGCGAGCCGGGGAGTACACCGGGTACGACATCGATCTGATGCGGGCCGCCGCCGACCGTCTGGGCCTGCAGCTCGAGGTGGTGGTGACCAGCTTCGACGCGATCAGGAGCGGGACCGCGATGGCGGCCGACCAGTGCGATGTGGCCGCGTCGGCCATCACCATCACCGCGGAGCGCGACGAGAACCTCGACTTCACCGACCCGTACTCCAACGCCGACCAGTCGCTGCTGGTGCGCGCCGAGGATCACGACAAGTACGCGTCGCTGCCGGACCTCGCCGGTCAGGCCATCGGCGTGCAGGCCGCCACGACCGGCGAGGAGTACGCGCGGGAGAACAAACCGGAGGGCGCGACCATCACGGCCTACGAGGACGCCGGCGCGCTGTTCACCGCCCTGACAGCCGGTGAGATCGACGCGATCCTGCAGGACTTCCCGGTGAACGCCTACCAGGCCACGCAGGACGAGTCGGTCGTGGTCGTTGAGCGGTTCCCCACCGGTGAGCAGTACGGGTTCGCGGTGGCGGAAGGCAACACGGACCTGCGCGACGCGATCAACGAGGCCCTGCACGAGATCGAGGGCGACAACGAGTTCACCGAGATCTACCGGCGGTACTTCGGGGAGGACCCGCCCGACGACCTGCTGTAG
- a CDS encoding amino acid ABC transporter ATP-binding protein produces MATSANAGEAEHAIDIIDLHKRFGDLEVLRGVDFHIEYGEVVCVIGPSGSGKSTLLRCVNRLEEPTSGRIIIEGTDITDPDVDVDLVRRKIGMVFQQFNLFPHLTVMGNVTIAQRRVLKRSKREATQVGRAMLERVGLAEKADDYPVRLSGGQQQRVAIARALCMDPDMMLFDEVTSALDPELVGEVLDVMRTLADEGMTMMVVSHEMGFARRVGDRVVFMAAGVIVEQGP; encoded by the coding sequence ATGGCCACTTCCGCGAACGCCGGCGAGGCCGAGCACGCCATCGACATCATCGACCTGCACAAGCGGTTCGGTGATCTCGAGGTGCTGCGCGGCGTCGACTTCCACATCGAGTACGGCGAGGTCGTCTGCGTCATCGGGCCGTCGGGTTCGGGGAAGTCGACCCTGCTGCGCTGCGTGAACCGGCTCGAGGAACCCACGTCCGGGCGGATCATCATCGAGGGAACCGACATCACCGATCCCGATGTCGACGTCGATCTGGTCCGCCGCAAGATCGGGATGGTGTTCCAGCAGTTCAACCTCTTCCCGCACCTGACGGTGATGGGCAACGTCACGATCGCGCAGCGACGGGTCCTGAAACGTTCCAAGCGTGAAGCGACCCAGGTGGGCCGCGCCATGCTCGAGCGGGTCGGCCTGGCCGAGAAGGCCGACGACTACCCCGTCCGCCTGTCCGGCGGTCAACAGCAGCGCGTGGCGATCGCACGGGCGCTGTGCATGGACCCGGACATGATGCTGTTCGACGAGGTCACCAGCGCCCTCGATCCGGAGCTGGTCGGCGAGGTACTCGACGTGATGCGGACGCTGGCCGACGAGGGCATGACCATGATGGTCGTGTCGCACGAGATGGGGTTCGCTCGCCGCGTCGGCGACCGGGTCGTGTTCATGGCCGCCGGTGTCATCGTCGAACAGGGGCCG